The following coding sequences are from one Shewanella putrefaciens window:
- a CDS encoding family 20 glycosylhydrolase translates to MNKTFAATAILVALGLTACSDVPDAQVVNQAPKPAHASPASEVNAVSGALTQTQLQQLGDTLTATYRVVTNIPDEQCNKALAEGRCFVAEIDFVPGIDIASHDWSIYFSQMRPVQSVQSDEFTISHVKGDLYRIAPTAAFTGFSKGVKKTLRFRGELWQLSETDAMPNYYLVAEHLAPVLIASTQVVQDPETKLEVRPYVEGYTDMVKQYRRTETDKLQPADAARLFINNQAVSEDAALATNAIIPTPQKVQVHGTDKAVSLAAGIKVDYQQLDPTLLTPSQVAAALARLARLGVAENDQGLAVKLQHSAGNEGSYQLDIKANEINIAAADAAGFSYALSSLASLIDVQDLRVNAMTIEDSPRYPFRGMHIDVARNFHSKQLLLDLLDQMAAYKLNKLHLHMADDEGWRLEIDGLPELTDIGSQRCHDLAENTCLLPQLGSGPFAELSVNGFYTKQDYIDIVKYAEARQIQVIPSMDMPGHSRAAIKSMEARYRKLLAEGKAAEAKTYLLSDADDKTVYSSVQYYDDNTLNVCMESTYQFVDKVIDEIAKLHQAAGQPLTRYHIGADETAGAWKQSPQCLAFVANNDKGVKSIDELGAYFIERISNQLANKGIEAAGWSDGMSHVRPENMPAKVQSNIWDVIAHKGHSRANQQANLGWETVLSNPEVLYFDFPYEADPKEHGYYWASRTTNSHKVFSFMPDNLAANAEQWTDIQHQPFEADDRIKLDEAGKKVSGPREEGKAFSGLQGQIWSETIRSDDTAEYMIFPRLLMLAERAWHQAAWEVPYQYQGAVYNQNSGAFTLAMREAQAKDWQQLANTLGHKEFIKLDKAGINYRVPTVGAEIRDGKLFANIAYPGLKLEYRSLNGQWQAYQVGLAVTAPIEIRAIAADGIRKGRSLIVN, encoded by the coding sequence ATGAATAAAACATTTGCCGCGACCGCTATACTCGTCGCACTTGGTTTGACTGCATGTTCAGATGTGCCAGATGCTCAGGTAGTAAATCAGGCTCCCAAACCTGCACACGCCTCGCCTGCCAGTGAGGTTAACGCCGTTTCAGGTGCATTAACTCAAACTCAATTGCAGCAATTGGGGGATACCTTAACAGCCACTTACCGTGTTGTGACTAATATTCCCGATGAGCAATGTAACAAAGCGCTGGCCGAGGGTCGCTGCTTTGTGGCCGAAATCGATTTTGTACCGGGAATCGATATTGCCAGTCACGACTGGTCGATTTACTTCAGCCAAATGCGTCCGGTGCAATCGGTTCAGAGCGATGAATTTACAATCTCCCACGTAAAGGGCGACTTATACCGCATTGCACCGACTGCGGCTTTTACCGGTTTTAGCAAAGGTGTGAAAAAGACCCTGCGATTCCGTGGTGAGTTATGGCAATTGTCAGAAACTGATGCCATGCCTAATTACTACTTAGTGGCCGAACATTTAGCGCCAGTATTGATTGCGAGTACTCAGGTGGTGCAAGACCCTGAAACCAAATTAGAAGTGCGTCCCTATGTCGAAGGTTACACTGACATGGTGAAGCAATATCGCCGCACTGAAACTGATAAATTGCAACCCGCTGATGCAGCAAGGTTATTTATCAATAATCAAGCAGTAAGCGAAGATGCCGCACTAGCGACTAATGCTATTATTCCTACGCCGCAAAAAGTGCAAGTACATGGCACCGATAAAGCCGTGTCTTTAGCTGCGGGTATTAAAGTTGATTATCAACAGCTTGATCCAACACTGCTGACGCCAAGTCAAGTTGCGGCCGCATTAGCGCGTTTAGCCCGTCTTGGAGTGGCTGAAAACGATCAAGGTCTAGCGGTTAAATTGCAGCATAGTGCGGGCAATGAGGGCAGTTATCAGCTCGATATCAAGGCTAACGAAATCAACATCGCCGCAGCCGATGCTGCCGGTTTTTCCTATGCGCTATCTTCGCTGGCGAGTTTGATTGATGTGCAAGACTTGCGAGTCAATGCGATGACTATCGAAGATAGTCCACGTTATCCGTTTCGTGGTATGCACATTGATGTGGCTCGTAATTTCCACAGCAAACAATTGTTGCTGGATTTGCTCGACCAAATGGCGGCTTATAAGCTCAATAAACTGCATTTACACATGGCTGACGATGAAGGTTGGCGACTCGAAATCGACGGGTTACCTGAGCTGACCGACATCGGTAGTCAACGTTGTCATGATCTTGCTGAGAATACCTGTCTGTTACCGCAGCTGGGTAGCGGCCCTTTTGCGGAGTTGAGTGTTAATGGTTTCTATACTAAACAAGACTATATCGACATAGTGAAATATGCTGAGGCGCGTCAAATTCAAGTGATCCCATCGATGGATATGCCGGGCCACAGCCGAGCGGCAATTAAGTCGATGGAGGCGCGCTACCGTAAGTTACTCGCCGAAGGTAAAGCCGCTGAGGCTAAGACTTACCTGCTTTCGGATGCGGACGATAAAACCGTTTATTCCTCGGTGCAGTATTATGACGACAACACGCTGAACGTATGCATGGAATCGACCTATCAGTTTGTCGATAAAGTGATTGATGAGATTGCCAAGTTACATCAAGCCGCTGGTCAGCCATTAACCCGTTATCATATCGGTGCGGATGAAACCGCTGGCGCTTGGAAGCAATCGCCCCAGTGTTTGGCGTTTGTGGCCAATAACGACAAGGGCGTGAAATCAATCGACGAATTAGGCGCTTACTTTATTGAGCGCATCTCAAATCAGTTGGCGAATAAAGGCATTGAAGCTGCGGGATGGAGCGATGGTATGAGCCATGTTCGCCCTGAGAATATGCCCGCTAAGGTACAGTCTAATATTTGGGATGTGATTGCCCACAAAGGTCATTCGCGCGCCAATCAGCAGGCGAATCTCGGCTGGGAAACCGTACTTTCTAATCCTGAGGTGTTGTACTTTGACTTCCCCTATGAGGCCGATCCTAAAGAGCATGGTTATTACTGGGCAAGCCGCACGACCAATAGCCATAAAGTCTTTAGCTTTATGCCTGATAATTTAGCCGCTAACGCCGAGCAATGGACCGATATTCAACATCAGCCATTCGAAGCAGATGACAGAATAAAACTCGATGAGGCGGGTAAAAAAGTCTCGGGTCCAAGGGAAGAAGGCAAAGCTTTTAGCGGCCTTCAAGGGCAGATCTGGAGCGAGACAATTCGCAGTGACGATACTGCCGAGTACATGATATTTCCACGTTTGTTGATGCTGGCTGAGCGTGCTTGGCATCAAGCTGCGTGGGAAGTGCCTTATCAGTATCAAGGCGCTGTGTATAACCAAAACTCCGGAGCTTTTACCTTAGCCATGCGTGAGGCACAGGCAAAAGATTGGCAACAACTCGCGAATACTTTGGGCCACAAAGAGTTTATCAAGCTAGATAAAGCGGGAATTAATTATCGCGTACCGACGGTCGGCGCTGAGATCCGTGACGGTAAACTGTTTGCCAATATCGCCTATCCCGGGCTTAAACTCGAATACCGTAGTCTCAATGGCCAGTGGCAAGCTTATCAAGTGGGATTGGCGGTCACTGCACCAATTGAGATCAGAGCCATTGCGGCCGATGGTATTCGTAAAGGCCGAAGTTTAATCGTTAACTAA
- a CDS encoding TonB-dependent receptor: MRPSTFKKSVLATNIAILLGSAVSVSAVAANDAVAAPENIEKIEVRGMRASMKASVNDKRFSDAVVDAVTAEDIGKFPDGDVGESLGRIPGVAVNRQFGQGQQVSIRGASSQLTSTLLNGHSVASTGWFDQQNIDRSFNYSLLPPELVGGIQVNKSSQADIAEGGIGGTVTVKTRKPLDLDANSVFLSAKGDYGSVSEEIDPQTSGLYSWKTEDEKFGFLVAGSLDKTEYQRNGIESLLGWGEIVPTTFQQDRERTALNAAFQYRPTDALEFGLNIMSLQLDANNANTSIFLFPTQRGENTCLKKNAAGVCTLVEHTDKDGFAWAQTWARKASMSSDTIDLDFTYQADDYKLEGRIGKTKAEGGTDLTSNYGQSIGKPEDFAGIYDATGDVIKINIANNSFDASDFNGQLETAGWALKKQPNTDEEAFATFDITIPVELGVITSIKSGISYADHDVTQTTEAALSSNIMAKDASAYYSGTMSSGAGFTLPKPIFNNMINDAYAAIDGFTLDKSGYGTLQEKNLALYTMATFASEGVRGNFGLRYISTDVESDYYALSDSGVYADVLSTDKASYNDVLPSVNIAFDLASDLILRASAAQVISRPNYADLFATSKLPGFNDGTPGNEKKVTGNVNLQPFKASQADLSLEWYFSGEGLFAATYFIKDVSSFISTREKLNQEIGIEDPNLVIAGGSSCGVGIYDCWTVSENFNATGGSIDGIELQLQDSFDNGLGYSVNYTFADASSPAENYADRVGVFSDSSKHTVNLVGYYEMDNFSTRIAYNWRSEYMMRELPGFYGNREHQAYGTLDLSANYNVTDYLSVTFEVVNLLEEDSIQKGVSPVNAPGVISEFKDNYPVWSFDGEARYKLGLALRF, translated from the coding sequence ATGCGACCATCTACCTTTAAGAAAAGTGTACTAGCTACAAATATTGCTATCCTATTGGGCAGTGCTGTATCTGTCAGCGCAGTTGCTGCGAATGATGCAGTTGCTGCTCCAGAAAACATCGAAAAAATTGAAGTTCGAGGAATGAGAGCTTCAATGAAGGCATCTGTTAACGATAAGCGTTTTTCTGACGCTGTTGTTGATGCTGTTACCGCTGAAGATATTGGTAAATTTCCAGATGGAGATGTGGGTGAGTCTTTAGGACGAATTCCTGGTGTTGCGGTTAATCGTCAATTTGGTCAAGGTCAACAAGTATCGATTCGTGGTGCTTCAAGCCAGTTAACCAGTACGTTATTAAATGGTCATTCTGTTGCTTCAACAGGTTGGTTTGATCAACAAAACATTGATCGTAGCTTCAATTATAGTCTACTTCCCCCTGAACTTGTGGGTGGCATTCAAGTAAATAAGTCATCTCAAGCAGATATTGCTGAAGGTGGGATTGGTGGCACGGTTACAGTTAAAACCCGCAAACCCCTCGATTTGGATGCAAACTCAGTTTTTTTAAGTGCTAAGGGGGATTATGGTAGTGTTTCTGAAGAAATTGATCCACAAACCTCAGGCTTATATAGCTGGAAAACAGAAGATGAGAAATTTGGCTTTTTAGTGGCAGGTTCGTTAGATAAAACTGAATATCAACGCAATGGTATTGAATCTCTGCTCGGTTGGGGAGAAATTGTTCCAACAACTTTCCAGCAAGATCGTGAACGTACGGCTTTAAATGCTGCATTTCAATATCGGCCAACGGATGCGCTCGAGTTTGGTCTGAATATCATGAGCCTTCAACTTGATGCAAATAATGCTAATACGTCAATTTTTTTATTTCCGACGCAGCGAGGGGAAAATACTTGCCTTAAGAAAAACGCTGCAGGTGTTTGTACCTTAGTTGAGCATACAGATAAAGACGGTTTTGCTTGGGCACAGACATGGGCTCGTAAAGCAAGTATGTCCTCTGACACTATTGATTTAGATTTTACCTATCAAGCAGATGATTACAAATTAGAAGGGCGAATTGGTAAAACTAAAGCTGAAGGTGGAACAGATCTTACATCTAACTACGGGCAATCAATCGGTAAACCTGAAGATTTTGCTGGCATTTATGATGCTACTGGAGATGTGATAAAAATCAATATTGCTAATAATTCATTTGATGCAAGTGATTTCAATGGTCAGCTAGAAACGGCAGGTTGGGCACTTAAAAAGCAACCGAATACGGATGAAGAGGCGTTTGCAACATTTGATATTACAATCCCTGTTGAATTAGGAGTCATAACGTCGATTAAATCAGGTATTAGCTATGCCGATCATGATGTGACACAAACAACGGAAGCTGCACTATCATCGAATATCATGGCTAAAGATGCATCAGCCTATTACTCTGGCACTATGTCATCAGGCGCAGGCTTTACTTTACCTAAACCCATCTTTAATAACATGATTAATGATGCTTACGCTGCTATTGATGGTTTTACTCTCGATAAATCAGGGTACGGTACACTACAAGAAAAGAATTTAGCGCTATATACCATGGCGACATTTGCGAGTGAAGGTGTTCGCGGTAACTTTGGTTTAAGATATATTTCTACAGATGTTGAATCTGATTATTATGCATTGAGTGACAGCGGGGTTTATGCTGATGTATTAAGCACAGATAAAGCTAGCTATAACGATGTATTGCCAAGCGTAAATATTGCATTTGATTTAGCTAGTGATTTAATTTTAAGAGCCTCGGCAGCTCAAGTTATTTCTCGCCCCAATTATGCTGATTTATTTGCGACTTCAAAATTACCCGGTTTTAATGATGGAACGCCTGGTAATGAAAAGAAAGTAACTGGTAATGTTAATTTACAGCCTTTTAAAGCATCGCAAGCGGATTTAAGTTTGGAGTGGTATTTCAGTGGTGAAGGTTTATTTGCGGCAACCTATTTTATTAAAGATGTAAGCTCATTTATTTCGACTAGAGAAAAGTTAAATCAAGAAATCGGTATAGAAGATCCTAATTTAGTGATTGCAGGCGGCAGTTCATGTGGTGTCGGTATTTACGATTGTTGGACAGTGAGTGAGAACTTTAATGCGACTGGTGGTTCAATCGATGGTATTGAACTCCAGTTGCAGGATTCTTTTGACAATGGTTTAGGTTATTCAGTGAATTATACTTTTGCTGATGCTTCATCGCCTGCTGAGAATTATGCAGATCGTGTAGGCGTGTTCTCAGATTCGTCTAAGCACACTGTTAACTTAGTTGGTTATTACGAGATGGATAATTTCTCTACTCGTATTGCGTATAACTGGCGTTCAGAATATATGATGCGTGAATTACCCGGGTTTTATGGCAACCGTGAACATCAAGCCTATGGAACACTAGATCTCAGTGCTAACTATAATGTGACAGATTATTTATCTGTGACCTTTGAAGTGGTTAACTTACTTGAAGAGGATAGTATCCAGAAAGGTGTTTCACCAGTGAATGCACCTGGTGTCATCAGTGAATTTAAAGATAATTACCCAGTATGGAGCTTCGATGGTGAGGCTCGTTATAAACTTGGTCTCGCATTACGCTTTTAA
- a CDS encoding TorF family putative porin: MYNNLNKKRLIQLVGLALTTTLFSGIAAAEVTGEISLTNDYRFRGISQTAGDPALQTGIDWGFDSGLSVGAWASNVDFDEPGYNGPDVEYDFYVAYGNDLNDDLSYDITLYRYNYSGESDLGYFEVTAGVEFKGFRLAYWFTNDYGGSDLDYHYTELNYSYTFVENWNLDLHYGYNAGDALDDGEGFDSYSDYSIGVSTEFAGFGLSLAWLGTDLTGAQKVTDGAFKTKDTVLATLSYAF; encoded by the coding sequence GTGTATAATAATCTGAATAAAAAACGGCTGATACAGCTTGTCGGACTCGCGCTAACCACAACCCTATTCTCCGGCATTGCCGCCGCCGAAGTCACTGGGGAAATTAGTCTGACTAACGACTATCGTTTCCGTGGCATATCACAAACCGCAGGCGATCCCGCTCTCCAAACGGGTATAGACTGGGGATTTGACTCTGGCCTATCTGTTGGTGCTTGGGCAAGTAATGTGGACTTTGACGAGCCAGGCTATAACGGTCCGGATGTTGAGTACGATTTTTATGTCGCCTATGGCAACGATCTCAATGATGATTTGAGTTACGATATCACGCTTTATCGTTATAACTATTCAGGTGAGAGTGATCTTGGTTACTTTGAAGTAACTGCTGGCGTTGAGTTTAAAGGTTTTCGTCTAGCCTATTGGTTTACCAATGATTATGGAGGAAGCGACTTAGACTATCACTATACCGAACTCAACTATTCCTACACATTTGTGGAAAATTGGAATCTCGATCTACACTACGGCTACAATGCTGGCGATGCCCTAGATGATGGCGAAGGTTTCGACAGTTACTCCGATTATTCTATTGGAGTGTCAACTGAATTTGCAGGTTTTGGTCTATCACTTGCGTGGTTAGGGACAGATCTTACTGGAGCTCAAAAAGTGACTGATGGTGCCTTTAAAACTAAAGATACTGTACTCGCCACCCTGAGTTACGCATTCTAA
- the nagB-II gene encoding glucosamine-6-phosphate deaminase NagB-II — translation MTNTIMEQEARTAPQKIADQLEANAGIMQQLGERLRAFAPRFVMIVGRGSSDHAGVFAKYLFEIEAGVPTFAVAPSVASVYGKTLKLEGALVIVISQSGRSPDILAQARMAKNAGAFCVALVNDESAPIKDIVDVVVPLRAGEEKAVAATKSYLATLSAILQLAAAWTQSESLASAVASLPQALQTAVDAEPQLTPESVADVKNLVVLGRGLGYAVSKEIALKLKEVCSIHAEAFSSAEFLHGPVTLVEKKLTIVDVCIGDESYASHIEQIENVSQRGADLVHLNQTSTDIHPRVAPLALLQRFYIDVAAVAIARGIDPDQPAGLKKVTQTL, via the coding sequence ATGACAAACACTATTATGGAGCAAGAGGCTCGCACTGCACCGCAAAAAATCGCGGATCAATTAGAAGCTAACGCTGGCATCATGCAGCAGTTAGGTGAAAGACTTCGCGCCTTTGCCCCCCGTTTTGTAATGATCGTTGGTCGCGGTTCATCGGATCATGCGGGAGTGTTCGCTAAATACTTATTTGAAATTGAAGCGGGTGTACCGACCTTCGCCGTCGCACCTTCAGTGGCGAGTGTGTATGGTAAAACCTTGAAACTCGAAGGCGCGTTAGTCATTGTTATTTCACAATCTGGCCGTAGCCCTGACATTTTGGCGCAGGCGCGTATGGCAAAAAATGCCGGTGCTTTCTGTGTTGCCTTAGTGAATGATGAAAGTGCACCGATTAAAGATATCGTCGATGTCGTTGTGCCTTTACGTGCCGGCGAAGAAAAAGCCGTTGCTGCGACTAAGAGTTACCTCGCAACTTTGTCGGCGATTTTACAACTCGCCGCCGCTTGGACCCAGAGTGAATCGCTCGCTAGCGCCGTAGCGTCTTTACCCCAAGCGCTGCAAACCGCGGTGGATGCTGAGCCACAACTCACGCCAGAATCCGTTGCCGACGTGAAGAACTTAGTCGTACTCGGCCGTGGTTTAGGTTATGCGGTATCTAAGGAAATCGCGCTTAAGTTAAAAGAAGTGTGCTCAATCCATGCCGAAGCGTTCAGCAGCGCCGAGTTCCTCCACGGCCCTGTGACCTTAGTTGAGAAAAAACTCACTATCGTCGATGTCTGTATTGGCGATGAATCCTATGCTAGCCATATTGAACAAATTGAAAACGTAAGCCAACGCGGCGCCGATTTAGTGCACCTGAATCAAACCTCGACCGACATTCACCCGCGTGTGGCGCCGTTAGCCTTGTTACAACGTTTTTATATCGATGTGGCTGCGGTTGCGATTGCCCGTGGTATCGATCCCGACCAACCGGCTGGCCTTAAAAAAGTAACCCAAACGCTTTAA
- the nagA gene encoding N-acetylglucosamine-6-phosphate deacetylase, with translation MKITLIAERIFDGEYFHQDVPVTVEDGHILAFDTVVGAKEIRQAGTLVPGFIDVQVNGGGGALFNADPSVNCIETIGRAHARFGTTGFLPTLITDDVSVMANAADAVTEALVKGSAGVLGVHFEGPHLSVPKKGVHPQGFIREISEAELAVFCRQDLGIKVVTLAPENVSPEVIRTLVASGVKVCLGHSNADYDTVVAALAAGATGFTHLYNAMSPLGSREPGMVGAAIESETAWCGLIVDGHHVHPAAAKVALRAKPRGKMMLVTDAMPPVGMDDETSFELFGTQVQRVGDRLNAVTGELAGCVLDMATAVNNTVNLLGLPLAEALRMAALYPAQFLGIDHKAGRLALGHRADFVLLDAQNKVLANYIAGRAVYSGQTIGGHP, from the coding sequence ATGAAAATCACCTTGATCGCTGAGCGTATTTTTGATGGTGAATATTTCCATCAAGATGTGCCTGTGACTGTTGAAGACGGGCATATTCTGGCGTTTGATACGGTTGTTGGCGCGAAGGAAATCCGCCAAGCCGGAACGCTGGTGCCTGGTTTTATCGATGTACAAGTGAACGGCGGCGGCGGGGCGTTATTCAATGCCGATCCGAGTGTTAATTGCATTGAGACTATCGGCCGTGCCCATGCGCGTTTTGGCACGACGGGATTTTTACCCACACTTATCACCGATGATGTCAGCGTGATGGCCAATGCGGCTGATGCCGTGACCGAGGCATTAGTGAAAGGTAGCGCTGGCGTTTTAGGGGTGCATTTTGAAGGGCCACATTTATCTGTGCCTAAAAAAGGTGTGCATCCACAGGGTTTTATTCGCGAAATCTCAGAGGCTGAACTCGCGGTATTTTGTCGCCAAGATCTGGGGATTAAAGTGGTCACGCTTGCGCCTGAGAATGTGTCTCCAGAGGTGATCCGCACGCTTGTCGCCTCGGGTGTTAAGGTGTGTTTGGGTCATTCTAATGCCGACTACGATACTGTGGTTGCGGCATTAGCGGCAGGCGCGACGGGCTTTACCCACCTTTATAATGCGATGTCACCACTTGGTTCCCGTGAGCCGGGCATGGTTGGCGCGGCGATTGAGAGTGAAACCGCTTGGTGTGGTTTGATTGTCGATGGTCACCATGTGCATCCCGCTGCCGCAAAGGTCGCACTACGGGCAAAACCTAGAGGCAAAATGATGTTAGTCACCGATGCTATGCCGCCTGTCGGTATGGACGATGAGACTAGCTTTGAGCTTTTTGGTACTCAAGTGCAGAGAGTCGGCGACAGATTAAATGCCGTGACCGGTGAGCTGGCGGGTTGTGTGCTCGATATGGCGACTGCGGTCAATAATACGGTGAACTTGTTAGGTTTACCTTTGGCGGAAGCCTTGAGAATGGCGGCGTTATATCCCGCACAGTTCCTCGGGATTGACCATAAGGCTGGCCGTTTAGCACTGGGACATAGGGCTGACTTTGTCTTGCTCGATGCGCAGAACAAAGTGCTGGCAAATTACATTGCGGGACGGGCCGTCTATTCAGGACAGACGATAGGGGGACACCCTTAA
- the nagX gene encoding transmembrane glucosamine N-acetyltransferase NagX — protein MGTTQTNAIVPVKVNKPRLMSLDALRGFDMFWILGGEALFGGLLILTGWAGWQWGDEQMHHSQWHGFQFYDLIFPLFIFLSGMALGLSPKRLDKLPMKERLPVYRHGIKRLFLLLLLGILYNHGWGTGAPADPEKIRYASVLGRIAFAWFFAALLVWHTSLRNQIIVALGILLGYGAMQLWLPFPGGQAGVLSPTQSINAYVDSVLLPGISYQGRTPDPEGLLSTIPAIVNALAGVFVGHFIVKSHPKGEWVKVGLLATAGGAWLALGWLLDGVIPVNKELWTSSFVLVTSGWSMILLALFYALVDVLKWQKAAFFFVVIGTNAIIIYLASSLVDWKYIAQSVFGGLVAALPQSAQALAAVISLLAVQWLVLYWMYRRKIFFRI, from the coding sequence ATGGGGACTACACAGACAAACGCGATTGTGCCAGTAAAGGTGAATAAGCCTAGGTTGATGTCTCTGGATGCACTGCGCGGCTTCGATATGTTTTGGATTTTGGGCGGTGAGGCCCTGTTTGGGGGCTTGCTTATTTTAACGGGCTGGGCAGGTTGGCAATGGGGCGATGAACAAATGCACCATAGCCAATGGCATGGCTTTCAGTTTTACGATTTAATCTTTCCGCTGTTTATTTTCCTCTCTGGTATGGCCTTAGGTTTATCTCCCAAACGTTTAGATAAATTACCGATGAAGGAGCGATTACCTGTGTATCGGCATGGGATTAAACGACTCTTTTTATTGCTGCTACTGGGCATTTTATACAATCACGGTTGGGGTACGGGCGCGCCTGCCGATCCTGAAAAAATTCGCTATGCCAGTGTGTTAGGTCGAATCGCCTTTGCATGGTTCTTTGCCGCATTACTGGTGTGGCATACGAGTCTACGAAACCAAATTATTGTCGCCTTGGGCATTTTGCTCGGTTATGGCGCAATGCAACTTTGGTTGCCTTTCCCTGGTGGACAGGCGGGCGTGCTCTCGCCAACGCAATCCATCAATGCCTATGTCGATTCAGTTTTACTACCCGGCATAAGCTATCAGGGGCGCACGCCCGATCCTGAAGGTTTATTGTCGACCATCCCCGCCATAGTCAATGCGTTAGCGGGTGTGTTTGTCGGCCACTTTATTGTTAAATCCCATCCTAAAGGTGAGTGGGTCAAAGTGGGATTACTCGCCACTGCAGGTGGCGCTTGGTTAGCCTTAGGTTGGCTGTTGGATGGTGTTATTCCTGTCAATAAAGAGCTGTGGACCAGTTCATTTGTGCTGGTTACGTCGGGCTGGAGCATGATCCTGCTGGCGCTATTCTATGCCTTAGTCGATGTGCTTAAGTGGCAAAAGGCCGCATTTTTCTTCGTGGTGATAGGCACGAACGCCATCATTATTTATTTAGCGTCGAGCTTAGTCGATTGGAAATATATCGCCCAAAGCGTGTTTGGCGGGCTAGTAGCTGCTTTACCTCAAAGCGCTCAAGCGTTAGCTGCGGTTATCAGCTTACTTGCGGTGCAGTGGCTGGTTTTATATTGGATGTATCGGCGCAAGATTTTTTTCAGGATTTAG
- the nagP gene encoding N-acetylglucosamine MFS transporter NagP — protein MTLDKSQQKSSFLPMAIVAALFFILGFATWLNGSLMPYLKQILQLNPFQASLILFSFYIAVTFTALPSAWLIRKVGYKNGMAIGMGVMMLAGLLFIPAAETQIFALFLFAQLVMGAGQTLLQTAVNPYVVRLGPEESAAARVSVMGILNKGAGVIAPLVFSALILDSFKDRIGTELTQVQIEEMADGLVLPYLGMAIFIGILALAVKKSPLPELLNEDEAAENTDKGQLKAALSHPNLAFGVLALFVYVAVEVIAGDTIGTFALSLGIESYGVMTSYTMVCMVLGYSLGILLIPRFISQPKALMVSAILGLVLTCGILFGDNNSYAIANILLVPFGGVALPDTLLMIAFLGLANAIVWPAVWPLALSGMGKLTSTGSALLIMGIAGGAFGPVSWGLMSSATDMGMQGGYIVMLPCYLFILFYAVKGHKMRRW, from the coding sequence ATGACACTCGATAAAAGCCAGCAGAAAAGCAGCTTTCTCCCTATGGCCATAGTGGCCGCGCTCTTTTTCATCCTCGGATTCGCCACTTGGTTGAATGGTTCTTTGATGCCGTATTTGAAACAAATATTGCAACTTAATCCCTTCCAAGCGTCGTTGATCCTGTTTTCTTTCTACATTGCAGTGACCTTTACAGCCTTGCCATCCGCTTGGCTTATTCGCAAAGTCGGCTATAAGAATGGCATGGCGATAGGCATGGGCGTGATGATGTTGGCGGGTTTACTGTTTATCCCTGCTGCGGAAACACAAATTTTTGCCTTATTCCTTTTCGCCCAATTAGTGATGGGCGCAGGCCAAACCTTATTACAAACTGCGGTTAACCCTTATGTGGTGCGTTTGGGGCCGGAAGAGTCTGCCGCTGCCCGTGTGAGTGTGATGGGCATTTTAAATAAAGGTGCGGGTGTGATTGCGCCATTGGTGTTTTCGGCGTTGATTTTAGACAGCTTTAAAGATCGTATAGGTACTGAGCTGACTCAAGTGCAAATTGAAGAAATGGCTGACGGTTTAGTATTGCCCTATTTAGGCATGGCCATTTTTATCGGTATCTTAGCGCTCGCGGTAAAAAAATCTCCCTTACCAGAGTTATTGAATGAAGATGAAGCTGCTGAAAATACTGATAAAGGGCAACTTAAAGCGGCATTATCTCACCCTAACTTAGCCTTTGGCGTGTTAGCGCTGTTTGTTTATGTGGCTGTAGAGGTGATTGCTGGCGATACCATTGGCACATTTGCTTTGTCTTTAGGCATAGAGTCATACGGTGTGATGACTTCCTATACCATGGTGTGTATGGTGCTGGGTTATTCTTTAGGTATCCTGTTAATCCCGCGTTTTATTTCCCAACCTAAGGCCTTGATGGTTTCAGCCATCTTAGGTTTAGTTCTGACATGTGGCATTTTATTTGGCGACAATAACTCTTACGCCATCGCAAATATTCTGTTAGTGCCTTTTGGTGGTGTGGCGCTGCCTGATACTTTGTTGATGATTGCCTTTCTTGGTTTAGCCAATGCGATTGTTTGGCCTGCGGTGTGGCCGCTAGCACTGTCTGGTATGGGGAAATTGACCAGTACAGGTTCAGCGCTACTTATCATGGGGATTGCGGGGGGCGCATTTGGGCCTGTGTCTTGGGGATTAATGAGCTCAGCGACAGATATGGGCATGCAGGGCGGTTATATTGTGATGTTGCCCTGTTATCTATTCATCCTGTTCTACGCGGTGAAAGGCCATAAAATGCGTCGTTGGTAA